The DNA region GGACAGGGCCGTTGCAACCAGCAGTTCCCAAGGCGTGGACCAGGTCAGGGCCGCCCTGGGTGAAGGGTACCTGTTGGAAAGTCTATTGAGTATTTCTGTAGCGCGTTCTTTCTTTTTCATGATCTCTCCGTGTCGGAAGGTGTTAGCACCTGCCATTCTGCGGCTCAAGTGTCAATGGCGGCGAAACCGGCTTGCGCCCATTTTCGAACCATGTATCATCGGGTAAATTGCAGCAAAGGAGTTATGATGTCCGTATCGTGCATCTATATAACCTGTAAAACGCCGCAGGAAGCAGATAATATCGGAACCGTTCTTGTGGAGCGTCGGCTGGCCGCCTGCGTGAACATTCTGGACGGCATGAAATCCGTTTATTGGTGGCAGGGCAAAATGGAGCGCGCAGAGGAAGCCGTGCTTATCGCCAAGACGCGCACCGAATTGGTGGACGATTTGATCGAGGCGGTCAAGGCGATGCACGGCTACGAGGTGCCGTGCATCGTGGCGCTTCCGGTGGAGGGCGGGAACCGGGACTTTCTGGATTGGGTGCAAAAGGAAACCGTCCCGTCATGATCAGGTGCTCGGGACATATGCGACGTTGACAGGGACATGAGCAAGGACGTAGTTTCCCGTGACCAAATCAGCCAATTCAAGGAGCAATAATGCAGATCTACATTTCCGGTTCTCTGGCATTTGACCGTATCATGACTTTCCCTGACAAATTTTCCAATCATATCCTTCCCGATAAAATTCATATTCTCAACGTTTCTTTTCTGGTTGACGGATTGGTAGAGCGTTTCGGCGGCACAGCCGGAAACATTGCCTACAACCTGTCCCTTCTTGGCGAAAAATCCACCATTCTGAGCCAGGTCGGCAAGGACTTCGGGCCTTACGACGAACGGTTGCAGCAGTGCGGCATCTCCGTTGACGGCATCCGCACCATTGAGCAGGAATTCACGGCGGGTTGTTATATCACGACTGATTTGTCCGACAACCAGATCAATGGATTCAATCCCGGAGCCATGAAGTACCCCTGTCAGTATGACATGACCCGGATTGATCCTTCCGAGGCCCTTGGCATTATTGCACCGGGCAATTTAAATGATATGGTCGATCTTCCGAAGTATTATCGAGACAATGGCATCCCTTACATTTTCGATCCGGGTCAGCAGATTCCCGCCTTGTCCGGTGAACAGCTCAAAGAAGCCATTGCCGGTGCCGAAATCCTGGTCGTCAATGACTACGAGCTTGAGATGGTCATGAAGTCCACGGAGATGTCCAAGGACGAGATTGTCGATTCCGTGGCGTACCTTATCACCACGTTGGGTGAGAAGGGGGCTGAGATTTGCAGCAGCGCGGAAGAGGTCTCCATCGGCGTGGTTCCGGCCAAAGCTGTCGTTGACCCAACTGGGGCGGGCGATGCTTTCCGTGCTGGAATGCTCAAGGGTTTAGCCATGGGCAAGACTGTGGTTGAAGCCTGCAAGCTCGGCGCAACGTGCGCTACCTACGCCGTTGAGCACAAGGGCACTCAGGAGCATGTTTTTACCTTGAAAGAATTTACCGAGCGGTATGAAGCTACCTTCGGTCCTTTGGAGGCATGAGCAAATTCCTGCACAATCTGGACACCCGGCTTGACAATGCTTATTTCCTCGCTCGGCGGTAAACCCGCGGCCTGAAAAAGTATGAACAGCCTCTGAACGGGCGGGATAGCATATAGATGAGATTTCATATCATCACCTTCGGGTGCCAGATGAATGTCCACGATTCGCAGTGGTTGACCCGTGCCCTGGAAAGCAGGGGGTGGGTTGAGGCCGGAGAGGATGACGCTCAGGTGTATATCCTCAACACATGCAGTGTCCGTGATAAGCCGGAGCAAAAGGTCTATAGTGAACTCGGTCGCATTGCCGCGCACCTGAAGCGGGATGAGAACGTGTTTGCGGCTGTGGGCGGCTGCGTGGCCCAGCAAGTGGGCGAGGGGTTCTTCGACAGATTCAAATTCATCAAGCTGGTCTTCGGTTCTGACGGGATTGCCGGGGCACCCAATGCCTTGGAGCGCATAGCTCAAGGCAAGGATGAGCGCATGGCCCTGTTGGATTTCGTTTCCATCTACGAGGAACGAGAGCAGCCCGAGGAACAACGGGTCTCCATACCGGAGACACGGCAGGCCTTTGTCAACATCATGCAGGGGTGTGATAATTTCTGTTCCTATTGTATTGTTCCGTACACTCGTGGACGTCAGAAATCCAGGGCTCCGGAAGCCATTCTGGCCGAATGCCGGATGCTGGTGGAAAGCGGCGTTCGGGAGATCAACCTCCTCGGCCAGAACGTCAACAGCTTCGGTATGGACAAGGGCGGCGTGGGCGTTAGTTTTGCCCATCTCCTGACTATGGTGTCCTCCATTGACGGTCTGGATCGGCTTCGCTTCACCACGTCCCATCCCAAGGACATTGCCTCGGAAGTCATTTCGGCATTTGGCGAGCTGGAGAACCTGTGCCCGTCTCTGCACCTGCCCATGCAGGCCGGGTCGGATCATGTCCTCAAGGCTATGCGTAGAAAATATGATATGAAGCGGTATCTATCCATTGTGGACGGGTTGCGCGCAGTCAGGCCGGATATTGTTTTGACCACGGATCTGATCGTCGGATTTCCCGGAGAAACCGAAGAGGATTTTCAGCAGACACTCGACATGGTTGAACGAGTTGGGTTCGAGTCCAGCTTTTCCTTCAAGTATTCCGATCGCCCGGGAGTGGCGGCCGTGAATATGGAGCCGAAGGTGTCAGAGGTGGAAGCGGCGGAGCGATTGATGCGCTTGCAGACCCTGCAAAATAGTATTACTAGAAAATGTCTAAAGAACTTGGTGGATGTACGGACTGATGTATTTGTCGAAGGGTTGAGTCGTATGCAGGAGGGTGAATATACCTTTTGGAAAGGGCGCGACCCTTCGGGGCGGATTGTCAACGTTGCCATGGAGCAGGCTGAAGGTCTGACGGGCATGATGATCCCGGTAAAGATCGTGGAGGCTAAAAAGCATTCCCTTATGGGAGAGAGGATGGGCGAACTGTGGTAAAGGTCGAGATATTCGGGTTGGCGCTGGATGAAACCGGTAAGTCGCCTATCATAGTCCTCAAGGATGAATCCGACACCATGGTCCTGCCTATCTGGATTGGAGCCATGGAGGCTATGGCCATTTCCATTGCCATCAACAAGGTTCCCTTTCCTCGGCCCATGACCCACGATCTGCTTCTCAACACCCTCACCGCCCTGGGCGGCACCATCAATCGTGTAGAGGTGACCGATATCGAGAACGGGACGTTTTTTGCCGAGATCGTGGTTACCACCGACAAGGAAACCAAAAGGATCGACAGCCGTCCTTCGGACGCTATTGCTTTGGCAGTGCGCGCCGAATGCCCCATCTGGGTGGGCGAGTCGGTCATGGATGAGGCCGGAGCACCGTTCCCAGAACACAGCGAGACGGTCATCAGGACCGAGGATTCCGACAAGTGGATGGAAGAGTTGGATAAGCTCTCGGAAGAAGACACCAAATACAAGATGTAGGCACAATATGATCGATCTGCACACGCATACGGTT from Pseudodesulfovibrio sp. S3 includes:
- the miaB gene encoding tRNA (N6-isopentenyl adenosine(37)-C2)-methylthiotransferase MiaB — its product is MRFHIITFGCQMNVHDSQWLTRALESRGWVEAGEDDAQVYILNTCSVRDKPEQKVYSELGRIAAHLKRDENVFAAVGGCVAQQVGEGFFDRFKFIKLVFGSDGIAGAPNALERIAQGKDERMALLDFVSIYEEREQPEEQRVSIPETRQAFVNIMQGCDNFCSYCIVPYTRGRQKSRAPEAILAECRMLVESGVREINLLGQNVNSFGMDKGGVGVSFAHLLTMVSSIDGLDRLRFTTSHPKDIASEVISAFGELENLCPSLHLPMQAGSDHVLKAMRRKYDMKRYLSIVDGLRAVRPDIVLTTDLIVGFPGETEEDFQQTLDMVERVGFESSFSFKYSDRPGVAAVNMEPKVSEVEAAERLMRLQTLQNSITRKCLKNLVDVRTDVFVEGLSRMQEGEYTFWKGRDPSGRIVNVAMEQAEGLTGMMIPVKIVEAKKHSLMGERMGELW
- the cutA gene encoding divalent-cation tolerance protein CutA — its product is MSVSCIYITCKTPQEADNIGTVLVERRLAACVNILDGMKSVYWWQGKMERAEEAVLIAKTRTELVDDLIEAVKAMHGYEVPCIVALPVEGGNRDFLDWVQKETVPS
- a CDS encoding carbohydrate kinase family protein, with product MQIYISGSLAFDRIMTFPDKFSNHILPDKIHILNVSFLVDGLVERFGGTAGNIAYNLSLLGEKSTILSQVGKDFGPYDERLQQCGISVDGIRTIEQEFTAGCYITTDLSDNQINGFNPGAMKYPCQYDMTRIDPSEALGIIAPGNLNDMVDLPKYYRDNGIPYIFDPGQQIPALSGEQLKEAIAGAEILVVNDYELEMVMKSTEMSKDEIVDSVAYLITTLGEKGAEICSSAEEVSIGVVPAKAVVDPTGAGDAFRAGMLKGLAMGKTVVEACKLGATCATYAVEHKGTQEHVFTLKEFTERYEATFGPLEA
- a CDS encoding bifunctional nuclease family protein, yielding MVKVEIFGLALDETGKSPIIVLKDESDTMVLPIWIGAMEAMAISIAINKVPFPRPMTHDLLLNTLTALGGTINRVEVTDIENGTFFAEIVVTTDKETKRIDSRPSDAIALAVRAECPIWVGESVMDEAGAPFPEHSETVIRTEDSDKWMEELDKLSEEDTKYKM